In Amaranthus tricolor cultivar Red isolate AtriRed21 chromosome 3, ASM2621246v1, whole genome shotgun sequence, a single window of DNA contains:
- the LOC130808140 gene encoding probable ubiquitin-conjugating enzyme E2 16, giving the protein MTTSSTNSRKTLSKIASSRLQKELADWQLNPLAGFKHIVTDNLQRWIIDVNGAPGTLYSNDSYQLQVDFPVNYPMEAPQVIFLPPAPIHPHIYSNGHICLDILYDSWSPAMTVSSICISILSMLSSSSVRERPKDNDHYVMNCRNGRSPKETRWWFHDDKA; this is encoded by the exons ATGACTACTTCTTCTACGAACTCTCGCAAG ACACTAAGCAAAATCGCAAGCAGTAGACTCCAAAAGGAACTCGCTGACTGGCAGCTTAATCCTCTTGCTGGTTTCAAGCACATAGTCACTGATAACCTCCAAAG GTGGATAATTGATGTGAATGGAGCACCAGGAACTCTGTATTCAAATGATTCATACCAACTTCAAGTTGATTTTCCTGTAAATTATCCCATGGAAGCACCTCAg GTGATATTTTTACCTCCGGCTCCAATTCatcctcatatatatagtaatgGGCATATATGcttag ATATTCTGTATGACTCATGGTCCCCTGCTATGACGGTGAGTTCTATCTGCATCAGCATCCTCTCGATGCTATCAAGCTCTTCAGTGAGG GAAAGGCCTAAAGATAATGATCATTATGTGATGAACTGCAGAAACGGAAGATCTCCGAAGGAAACCAGGTGGTGGTTCCATGATGATAAAGCATAA